The genome window GGACCGCATCGAGTCCCGCGTATCACGAAAGGCGGCAGACTGTGCCTGAGCAGCCCACAAGCGTTTTCAAGATCGTCATCAACGGCTCCATCCGCGACGTCTGGCGGGAGATCACCCGCACCGACGCCCCGATCGCGTGCTTCTTCAACAACCGCATGCACCTGGGCCCCGGCGGGCTGGCGCCAGGCACGAAGCTCGCCATGAGAACGCCCGACTCCAAATACACGGGCGTGGTGGGGGAGATCCTCGAGTTCGACCCGCCGCGGCGCTTCAGCCACACCTTCCGCTTCACCAATCTCAACGACCCGCCGTGCGCCGTTGTCTACGACCTGCGGGAGGTCCCCGAGGGAACCGAGTTCACGCTCACCATCAGGGATATCCCGGTCGGCACCAAGACGGCCAAGCAGATGACCTCGGGCGGCCGCATGATCGTGAACACGCTCAAGTCGGTCATCGAGACGGGGAGGCCCGCGTTCGGGATCAGGATGCTGTATGTCCTGTTCAAGATCCTGCCGGCGCCCAAGGCCTGCCGGAGCGAGAACTGGCCGGTCGCCGGGTGATCCGACCGAAGTTCGTCTCGCAGGAAGGGCGAGGAACGCGCATCGCGGCGACGCCGCGGAAAGGAACGACCATGCTCCGTGCAACTCTCGGTGTCGTCATCGGATACGCGGCCTGGACGGTGCTCTGGCTCGTCGGCAACCACTTCCTCTTTGCAGAGGCGGCCGCGGCCGTGAGCGGGCGACAGGAGCGGTACGAGGCGACGCTGCCGCTCGTGGCGCTCCTCGGGCAGAGCGTCGTCTGCTCGCTGGTCGGCGGGATCCTGTGCGGCGCGATCGCCCGAGGCCGGGCTGTTGCCGCCGCGCTGTGCCTTGGCGTCGCGCTCGTGGGCACCGGCATCGGTGTGCAGGCGAGCGTGTGGAGCCTCATGCCCGCGTGGTACCACGTGGCGTTCATCGTGCTGCTGCTGCCGGTGACGGTGCTCGGGGCGGCCTTCGTGCGGCGGCCCGTGTTGCCGCGAGCGGCCGCGGCTTGAGCAGCGGCGACGCCCGATGCGCAGCCATGTCGCGGACCGAATGCCCTACACGCGAACCGCCGCCACAAACCAGGCATCCTCGACGATCTCGATACGCCGCGCGGTGCCGCCTTCGACGGTAAACGTCACCCGGACGTTCGGAGCCCCGGCAGGGTGAAACTGGTGCCCGACGACTCGGACCAGGTTGCGCTCGGCCGAGCCGCCCGCCTTCAGGCTCATTCCAGCCCGAGTCCTGCCCACCGCCAGAGGTGGCCCGGCATCCTGCGTGTACTCACCCAGGTAGAGCTCAACGTCCGACTCCGAGAGCACGGCGGGAACCGGCTGCCCCGCGGCCGGCAGCAGCTCAAGAAATGCGATCATCGCCTCGTCTTTCCCGGCCCGGGCGTGGCTGAGCAGCGTGATGCCGTGTGGTCCCGCGGTCCCCTCCACCCCCGGGCTCGCGTCGACCATGGCCTTCACCACGTCAACCATGCCGAGCATCGCCGCCGCGAACAGGTCCAGCCTCGCCCCGTGCGAGAGAAGCATCTCGGCAATCTCGCGGTTTCCCACGTGCGACGCCGCCCCGAGCGCCGACTCCCAGTCTCCGTACCCCCAGTCGTACGACGCCTTGGCCAGGGCGGGATGGGCGCGGAGCAACTCGGCGACCCGCGTGCTGTTCCCATGGGAGGCGCCGACGATCTCGCGAACCAGGGCCGGGTCCTGCTGCGGGAATCCGGGCCACGCGCCCGCATTCACCTGATCCCCCTCGGTGGTGTGCACCGCCTGACCCATGGCGAGGCTGACTCCCGAGCCAATCACCGCCAGCGCGGCGGCCTGGGTCATCATGAATGTCCGGCGATCGATGCGATGGTCCATGCTCCCGTATTCCGGCTGGCGTGCCGAGGGTTGCCAGGAATGCTGGGCACGCCAGAATACGGGTGGGTGAACGCCCCCCATCCCCCCGCCCTGTTGAGTCGAGCGCAGGAGGCAGGCGGCCGTTGCGTATCCCGTCGTGAGGACCACATGACCCGAGTAACTGTCGACGCCTTCGACTCCGAGTTCCGCCGCTACCGCCGACTGGCCGAGCGGGCCGCCGAACAGCTCTCGTGGGACCAGGTGCGGTTCGCGCTCGACCCGGAGGTGAACTCGATCGCCGTCATGATGAAGCACCTGGGCGGCAACCTCCGCTCACGCTGGACCGACCCCTTGACGACCGATGGCGAGAAGCCCGACCGGAACCGCGACGGCGAGTTCATCGACGACTTCCGCGACCGCGAAGCGATGCTCGCCGCGTGGAACGCGGGCTGGGAGACGCTCGAGGGCGTCTTGCAGAGCATCACCGACGCCGACCTCGGCCGAACGCTGAAGATCCGCGGCCAGCCGCACACCCTCGCTCTCGCTCTGGCCCGGTCGTTGTCCCACACCGCCTACCACGCGGGGCAGATCGTGCAGACGGCCAAGGTCTTGGCGTCGAGGGCCGGTACACCGTGGCAGACGCTGACGATCCCCCAGGGCGGCTCGGCCGAGTACAACAAGGGCATGGGCTACACCCCCACCCAGCCCGGGGCCTGACGCGGCTGACTCGCATGGTTCACCGACCCCGACCCTGCCCCCGGCCGGACTCGCGGTTTCCCCGTTCCACGCGGCGCCGCTCCCTCTATACTGCGCTCATTGCTCGGGGCGCGGCGCCTTCCCGCTGTGGGACACAGTCGCCGCTGAGAAGCACCCGTAGAACCTGACCCGGTTCGTACCGGCGGAGGGAAGCGATGGCCGAATCCAACAAACGCGCTGCATTGATCGCCGAGATCCAGCGCCTGTCCGACGAGGACCCCAGGGCCGTGCCGTGCGTCGAGTCGGGGCTCTTCTTCGATGGCAACGACGACGAGG of Phycisphaeraceae bacterium contains these proteins:
- a CDS encoding DUF1572 family protein — encoded protein: MTRVTVDAFDSEFRRYRRLAERAAEQLSWDQVRFALDPEVNSIAVMMKHLGGNLRSRWTDPLTTDGEKPDRNRDGEFIDDFRDREAMLAAWNAGWETLEGVLQSITDADLGRTLKIRGQPHTLALALARSLSHTAYHAGQIVQTAKVLASRAGTPWQTLTIPQGGSAEYNKGMGYTPTQPGA
- a CDS encoding SRPBCC domain-containing protein produces the protein MPEQPTSVFKIVINGSIRDVWREITRTDAPIACFFNNRMHLGPGGLAPGTKLAMRTPDSKYTGVVGEILEFDPPRRFSHTFRFTNLNDPPCAVVYDLREVPEGTEFTLTIRDIPVGTKTAKQMTSGGRMIVNTLKSVIETGRPAFGIRMLYVLFKILPAPKACRSENWPVAG